Part of the Thiohalophilus sp. genome is shown below.
CAAAACCCGGGCCCGCAATCTGATGCGCAAGGCCGGGGTGCCGGTGACCCCCGGCAGCGACGGCAATGTGAGCGATCTGGAAGACGCCGTGGCGGTGGCCAAATCCACCGGCTACCCGGTGATGCTCAAGGCCACCTCCGGCGGCGGCGGCCGGGGTATCCGCCGCTGCGATAACGAGCAGGAGCTGCGGCGCAACTACAAGCGGGTCATCTCCGAGGCGGAGAAGGCCTTCGGCAGTGCCGAGGTCTTCATCGAAAAATACATCGGCAACCCGCGCCATATCGAGGTGCAGATCCTCGCCGACCAGCACGGCAACGTGATCCACCTGCTGGAGCGGGACTGCTCCATCCAGCGCCGCCACCAGAAGCTGCTGGAAATCGCCCCCTCCCCCCAGCTCAACGACGAGCAGCGCCAGGTGATCGGCGATCTGGCGGTGCGCGCTGCCGAGGCGGTCGGCTACACCAACGCCGGCACGGTGGAGTTTTTAATGGACAGTGGCGAGAATTTCTACTTTATGGAGATGAACACCCGTCTGCAGGTGGAGCACCCCGTCACCGAGGCGATCACCGGGGTCGATATCGTCCAGGAGCAGATCCGCATCGCCTCGGGGCTGACCCTGAGCTTCAGCCAGCAGGATATCCGGCGCTACGGCTACGCCATCGAGTTTCGGATCAATGCCGAAGATCCGAAAAACGATTTTCTGCCCAGCTTCGGGCGCATCACCCGCTACTTCGCCTCCGGCGGCCCCGGCGTACGCACCGACGGCGCCATCTACACCGGTTACGAAATACCACCCTACTACGATTCCATGTGCGCCAAGCTCATCGTCTGGGCCCCGACCTGGGACGGGGTCATTGATCGCTCATTACGCGCGTTGCAGGATATCGGTGTCTACGGCGTCAAGACCACCATTCCTTATCATATAGAGATACTGCGCAACGCCGAGTTTCAGTCCGGCCACTTCAATACCGGCTTCGTCGAGGCTCATCCCGAACTGATCGAGTATTCTGAACGCCACGACGACCGCGCCATCGCCGCCACCATCGCCGTGGCCATTGCGGCGAACATGGGACTGTGAACGGCAATTATGAATGTTGAATTTTAAATTTTGAATTACTCGGAGGCACTAATTCAAAATTCAACATTAAAAATTCAAAATTGTTCAAGACCTCTGCGTTAAAAGAAATTAAAACAGGATTTATCCATGCCCAAGGCCAAGATTACCGACACGATTTTGCGCGACGCCCATCAGTCTTTGATCGCCACGCGCATGCGCACCGAGGATATGCTGCCGATCTGCGAGAAGCTGGATCGGGTCGGGTACTGGTCGCTGGAAGTCTGGGGCGGCGCGACCTTCGATGCCTGCGTGCGATTTTTAAAAGAAGATCCCTGGGAGCGGCTGCGCCAGTTGCGCGAGGCGTTGCCCAACACGCAACTGCAGATGCTGTTGCGCGGCCAGAATCTGCTCGGTTATCGCCACTATGCCGACGATGTGGTGCGCGAATTCGTGGCCCGTTCCGCGGATAACGGCATGGATATTTTCCGCATCTTCGATGCCATGAACGATCTGCGCAACATTCGTGTCTCGGTTGAAGCGGTGAAAAAAAGCGGCAAACATGCTCAGGGGGCTATCTGTTATACCACCAGTCCGATACACACCCTGGATCGTTTCGTACAACTGGGTAAAGATATCCAGGAGATGGGTTGTGACAGTGTCGCCATCAAGGACATGGCCGGGCTGTTAACCCCGAATGTCACCGCCCAACTGGTCTCGGCGCTGGTCAGCGAGCTGGATATCCCGGTGTTCACCCATTCACACGCCACCGCCGGGCTGGCTGACATGTGCCACTACAAGGCGGTGGAAAACGGCGCCGCCGGTTTCGATACTGCCATCTCCTCCTTCTCCGGCGGTACCAGCCACCCCCCCACCGAGAGCATGGTCGCCGCGTTCAAGGATACCGAGTACGACCCCGGGCTGGATCTACCACTGTTGCAGGAGATCGGGTTTTACTTTCGTGAGGTGCGCAAGAAGTACCACCAGTTCGAAAGCGAATTCACCGGCCTGGATACCCGCGTACAGGTCAATCAGGTCCCCGGCGGCATGATCTCCAATCTGTCGAACCAGTTGAAAGAACAGGGTGCCCTGACCCGCATGAACGAGGTACTCGAAGAGATCCCCCGGGTGCGCAAGGAGCTGGGTTATCCGCCACTGGTCACGCCCACCTCACAGATCGTCGGCAGCCAGGCGGTGATGAATGTGCTCGCCGGCAAGCGTTATGCGACCATCACCAACGAGGTGAAACTTTATCTGCAAGGCCGTTACGGCAAGGCGCTGGGTGAAATCAGCCCCCAGGTGCAACACATGGCCATCGGCAACGAGGAGGTCATCGAGTGTCGCCCCGCCGATCTGATCCCGCCGGAGATGGAGAAACTGCGCAAGGAGATCGGCACCCTGGCCAAATCGGAAGAGGATGTGCTGACCTACGCCATGTTCCCGGAGCTGGGCCGGGATTTTCTGCAACAGCGCAAGGACGGCAAGCTGATCCCCGAACCGCTGGAGCCGCCCAACGTCAACGGTGCCAATGGACATAAAGCCGCTACTGAGTTCAACGTTACCCTGCATGGCGAGAGCTACCACATCAAGGTCACCGGGCGCGGTTATCCCAAGGAACATCTGCGTCCCTACTACGTGACAGTGGACGGCGTACCCGAGGAGATCCTGCTCGAATCGCTGGATGAGATCGCTCTGGGCGGCGAAGGCGGCGATACCGGCCACGCCCGTTCCGCCGCCGGCAAACGCCCCCGGGCCACCACCCCCGGCCACGTCTCCACCTCCATGCCCGGCACCATCGTCGACGTGCTGGTCAGCGTCGGTGACGAGGTCGAGGCCGGCGATCCGGTACTGATCACCGAAGCGATGAAAATGGAAACTGAGATCCAGGCGCCGATTAAAGGTATCATCAAGGCCATCCACGTCACCAAGGGCGAAAGCGTCAACCCGGACGAGGCGCTGGTGGAGATAGAATAAAAAGCAAAATCTCACCACGAAGACACCAAGACACGAAGAAGTCATTATTTCTGATTTTCTTCGTGGCTTCGTGACTTCGTGGTGATAAAAAACTTCATATAATGAAAGATATTTTTCTATGAGTAATAAGCTGGTCCTCGCTTCCACTTCGCCGTTTCGCAAGGCTATCCTGGAAAAATTCGGTGTGCCGTTTGATACCGCCTCCCCGGAGGTGGACGAAACGGCGCGGGCCAGCGAATCCGCCGAACAACTGGTCGAGCGTCTGGCCGAAGCCAAGGCTCGCGCGGTGGCTGATCAATTTCCCGACGCGCTGATCATCGGCTCCGACCAGGTTGCGGTGATCGATGATACAATCCTAGGCAAGCCCGGCGATCACGCCAGGGCCGTCGAACAACTGCGCGCCGCTTCCGGCCAGACAGTCACTTTCCTCACCGGGCTGTGCCTCTATAACAGCACTACCGATCATGCCCAGTGTGACGTGGTGCCCTTCAAGGTCCATTTCCGCCAGCTGAATGACAGCCAGATTGAAAACTATTTACAGAAAGAGCAGCCCTACAACTGCGCCGGCAGTTTCAAGTCCGAAGGGCTGGGCATCGCCCTGTTCGAAAAACTCGAAGGCGACGATCCCAATACCTTGATCGGTTTGCCATTAATCAGATTGATACGAATGCTCGATCAGGAAGGATTTTATACCATCTAGAAATACTGGAAATATATTTTTAAGTAAGATGGCAAAAGACTAAATAACTGTTCCAAATTCATACACACCTTTTATGCTAAGCTAGCATAAAAATAGTGTATAAAATCGTTAACTCACATGTCCAGTAGCTACGCCATAATTATTCCTGCCTACAATGAAGCCAGGACACTGCGCAACATTGCCCAATCAGCATTAGAGTTTTCTAATGTTGTTATTGTTGTCAATGACGGATCGGATGATGATACATCAGGGGTTGTTAGTGACCTGCCAGTCATTATTATCGAGCACGAGCACAACCAGGGCAAGGCAGCGAGCTTATGGGACGGAATACAGGAAGCCAGAAAACACCAGGTCGACTTTTATGTGACACTGGATGGTGATGGACAGCACTCGCCAAATGACATCCCACGGTTACAGACTCAGCTGGAAGAATACCCTGACAGTATCATCATCGGTGCCCGTCTGGCGGATAAATCAGCCATTCCGGCAAAACGATATTATGCCAACCGCATCGCAAATTTCTGGCTTGCCTGGGCAGCAGGCTATCCGATGTCCGATAGCCAGTCCGGATTCAGAATCTACCCGGCCCGATTGTTTAATAATCTGAAGATATCCACCTCAAAACGCAGTAGTTTTGTGTTTGAAAGCGAAATTTTGATCAAGGCAGCGCAACTCGGAATTCAAAGCAAAGCGGTAAGCATACCTGCCGTTTATGCCCCGAATGCGCGCCCGAGTCACTTTCGAGGGGTGAGAGATATTACTTTGATTACACTAATGGTTGCCCGATATTTATTCATGCGTGGTATGTATCTGCAAGGCTTGTACCATTCAACAATAAAACCAAAATTACTACCTGAATATAAAGAAAAAACTGATTATGCAGGATGCTTGATGGGATTACTCTCGTTTATTGTCATAATTATAACAATGAGCATCTCGCTTTTGACCACCCTTCTGTATGTGGTTAAAAAATCCCGGCAAAACGATTGCCCTTCAGAATATGGTCCTGTCGTCATTCTTGGGAAGAAACTGATCAATAACCAGCCTGACACGGAGTACATTGAGCGGCTTGAAACGGCATTGAGATTATACCAAATCAATCCAAAGCTGGATTTTTACCTGCTTGGGGGTATGACTGGTGATGCGGAGATCAGTGAATCCGGTGCAGGAAAGAAATACCTGGTAAATAAGGGTTTTAAGCCGGATAAGATTTACACAGAAGAGACATCACGTAATACCCTGGAAAATCTTGCTCAACTCCCGGAGAGTCTACCTGGGGAGAGACATAATATTGTCTTGATCTCGAGTCAATACCATATTGCTCGTGCGAGTATAATGGCCAGACAATTTGGTTTTCAGGTTCACGTATGTCCTGCCAAAACAATCAGCGCAAAGCGGCTAGGTTTTGGGTATATCAACGAAGCTTTTCTACTT
Proteins encoded:
- the oadA gene encoding sodium-extruding oxaloacetate decarboxylase subunit alpha; amino-acid sequence: MPKAKITDTILRDAHQSLIATRMRTEDMLPICEKLDRVGYWSLEVWGGATFDACVRFLKEDPWERLRQLREALPNTQLQMLLRGQNLLGYRHYADDVVREFVARSADNGMDIFRIFDAMNDLRNIRVSVEAVKKSGKHAQGAICYTTSPIHTLDRFVQLGKDIQEMGCDSVAIKDMAGLLTPNVTAQLVSALVSELDIPVFTHSHATAGLADMCHYKAVENGAAGFDTAISSFSGGTSHPPTESMVAAFKDTEYDPGLDLPLLQEIGFYFREVRKKYHQFESEFTGLDTRVQVNQVPGGMISNLSNQLKEQGALTRMNEVLEEIPRVRKELGYPPLVTPTSQIVGSQAVMNVLAGKRYATITNEVKLYLQGRYGKALGEISPQVQHMAIGNEEVIECRPADLIPPEMEKLRKEIGTLAKSEEDVLTYAMFPELGRDFLQQRKDGKLIPEPLEPPNVNGANGHKAATEFNVTLHGESYHIKVTGRGYPKEHLRPYYVTVDGVPEEILLESLDEIALGGEGGDTGHARSAAGKRPRATTPGHVSTSMPGTIVDVLVSVGDEVEAGDPVLITEAMKMETEIQAPIKGIIKAIHVTKGESVNPDEALVEIE
- a CDS encoding glycosyltransferase: MSSSYAIIIPAYNEARTLRNIAQSALEFSNVVIVVNDGSDDDTSGVVSDLPVIIIEHEHNQGKAASLWDGIQEARKHQVDFYVTLDGDGQHSPNDIPRLQTQLEEYPDSIIIGARLADKSAIPAKRYYANRIANFWLAWAAGYPMSDSQSGFRIYPARLFNNLKISTSKRSSFVFESEILIKAAQLGIQSKAVSIPAVYAPNARPSHFRGVRDITLITLMVARYLFMRGMYLQGLYHSTIKPKLLPEYKEKTDYAGCLMGLLSFIVIIITMSISLLTTLLYVVKKSRQNDCPSEYGPVVILGKKLINNQPDTEYIERLETALRLYQINPKLDFYLLGGMTGDAEISESGAGKKYLVNKGFKPDKIYTEETSRNTLENLAQLPESLPGERHNIVLISSQYHIARASIMARQFGFQVHVCPAKTISAKRLGFGYINEAFLLHWYITGLIYSRLTHNNTLLSRISR
- a CDS encoding nucleoside triphosphate pyrophosphatase, whose amino-acid sequence is MSNKLVLASTSPFRKAILEKFGVPFDTASPEVDETARASESAEQLVERLAEAKARAVADQFPDALIIGSDQVAVIDDTILGKPGDHARAVEQLRAASGQTVTFLTGLCLYNSTTDHAQCDVVPFKVHFRQLNDSQIENYLQKEQPYNCAGSFKSEGLGIALFEKLEGDDPNTLIGLPLIRLIRMLDQEGFYTI
- a CDS encoding acetyl-CoA carboxylase biotin carboxylase subunit; this translates as MIKKILIANRGEIAVRIIRACTELGIKSVAVYSEADRYALHVKKADEAYSLGPDTVAGYLNAHRLVNLAVATGCDALHPGYGFLSENPELAEICARRNIQFIGPTSQVIRQMGDKTRARNLMRKAGVPVTPGSDGNVSDLEDAVAVAKSTGYPVMLKATSGGGGRGIRRCDNEQELRRNYKRVISEAEKAFGSAEVFIEKYIGNPRHIEVQILADQHGNVIHLLERDCSIQRRHQKLLEIAPSPQLNDEQRQVIGDLAVRAAEAVGYTNAGTVEFLMDSGENFYFMEMNTRLQVEHPVTEAITGVDIVQEQIRIASGLTLSFSQQDIRRYGYAIEFRINAEDPKNDFLPSFGRITRYFASGGPGVRTDGAIYTGYEIPPYYDSMCAKLIVWAPTWDGVIDRSLRALQDIGVYGVKTTIPYHIEILRNAEFQSGHFNTGFVEAHPELIEYSERHDDRAIAATIAVAIAANMGL